GTTGAACCCCGGCAAGTCCTCGTTCTTTGAGGTCCTCGAAGAGTCCCGACCAGAATTCTTCATTCTCACAGTCGGTGACTCTCGCGCCCAAGATCTCCCGGTAACCATCCTCGCGCACTCCGGCGACCACCAGGACCGCCTTGGTGACGTACCGTGCTCCGTCCCGGATTTTGTAGTAGGAAGCATCCACGAAGAGATACGGGATAGCCTGTTCGATCGGCCGCAGGAGGAATGCCTGCACCTGATCGTCGAGATCCTTGGCCATCCGGGAAACCGAAGCCGGAGAGAGCTGATCGATCCCCAGATGACTGACGATCTCCTGGACTCTCCTCGTTGAG
This sequence is a window from Methanoculleus thermophilus. Protein-coding genes within it:
- a CDS encoding IS256 family transposase — translated: TDRSLKTRYGETILRKPQFQEFPFETQVFGRYARVEKALVNAIVESYLQGVSTRRVQEIVSHLGIDQLSPASVSRMAKDLDDQVQAFLLRPIEQAIPYLFVDASYYKIRDGARYVTKAVLVVAGVREDGYREILGARVTDCENEEFWSGLFEDLKERGLAGVQ